The nucleotide window GTTGCAGAGGCTGGATTCGTACCATGCGCAGAATCTGGTACAATAACCTTTGTACGTTTAAAATCTTGACGTGCCTCATGATAAGCTCGAATGAGCATTAAGCCTGTCCATTCACCATGCGCGCCGGCAGCAGGCTGAAGTGTCACTTCATCCATGCCTGTGATTTCTTTTAAATGTTCTTGTAAATCGTACATTAATTCTAGTGCGCCTTGCACGGTACTTTCATCTTGCAGCGGATGAATATAGGAAAACCCAGGAAAGCGAGCTACATTCTCATTAATTTTCGGGTTGTATTTCATGGTACAAGAACCCAACGGATAAAAACCGGAATCAACACCGTGATTACGGCGCGATAATGCTGTATAGTGACGCATAATATCTAATTCTGATACTTCCGGAAGCTCTGGCTCCTCCTGGCGAATATAGGCGCTGTCAAAAATCTCGCTAAGGTCCACCATTTCTACATCAAGTTCAGGCAAGCTATAGCCAATGCGTCCCGGTTGGCTGATTTCAAAAATGAGCGGTTGGTCTTGATTTGTCATTGCTGATCCCCCATTTCCTTCACAAGTGCATCGATCTCTTCTTTTGTACGAAGTTCTGTTACTGCAAGAAGCATATGATTACGCAGTTCAGGGTAGTATGTACCCAGGTCATAACCGCCAATGATTTCTTTTTGAAGAAGAGCTTTATTCACATCGACTACCGGACGCTTGCAATCTACTACAAACTCATTAAAGAACGGTCCTGTAAATGTCACTGTAAAGCCATTTTCCTCAAATTTCTTTTTGGCATACTGCGCTTTTGCAATATTCTGGATGGCAATGTCTTTTATACCTTTTTTGCCAAGTGCAGTCATTGCTACAGAGGCAGCCAATGCATTTAATGCCTGATTGGAACAGATATTGGATGTTGCTTTATCACGACGAATATGCTGTTCACGTGCTTGCAACGTAAGTACAAAGCCACGGCGCCCTTCCGAATCCTTTGTTTGCCCTACCAAGCGTCCTGGGATTTTACGCATAAGTGCTTTTGTTGTAGCAAAATAGCCGCAATGCGGTCCGCCAAACTGAGAAGGAATACCAAATGGCTGTGCATCTCCAGCCACGATGTCTGCACCAAATTTTCCTGGCGGTGTTAATGCCCCAAGTGCCAACGGATTGGCAGATACAACAAACAAGCCTTTATATTGATGTGCAATCGTCTCAATCTCTTGTAACTTTTCGACTTGGCCAAAGAAGTTTGGATACTGTACAACAACACAAGCC belongs to Ectobacillus sp. JY-23 and includes:
- the gcvPA gene encoding aminomethyl-transferring glycine dehydrogenase subunit GcvPA, whose translation is MLHRYLPMTEENKQEMLRTIGVETVEELFADIPERVRFQGELNIKAAKSEPQLMKELSKMAAKNANLKEYASFLGAGVYDHYVPVIVDHVISRSEFYTAYTPYQPEISQGELQAIFEFQTMICELTGMDVANSSMYDGGTALAEAAMLAAGHTKQKKILVSQAVHPETRDVLQTYAMGQNLQVVEIPYKDGVTNIDALKQEMDEQVACVVVQYPNFFGQVEKLQEIETIAHQYKGLFVVSANPLALGALTPPGKFGADIVAGDAQPFGIPSQFGGPHCGYFATTKALMRKIPGRLVGQTKDSEGRRGFVLTLQAREQHIRRDKATSNICSNQALNALAASVAMTALGKKGIKDIAIQNIAKAQYAKKKFEENGFTVTFTGPFFNEFVVDCKRPVVDVNKALLQKEIIGGYDLGTYYPELRNHMLLAVTELRTKEEIDALVKEMGDQQ